AAGGCGGCGCCTCGGCGGCGGACCTCGAGGCCGGTGACCTGACGATCGCGATCACCGGCATCCGGGAGAGCTTCGATCCCATATCCAGCGGTGCCGCCATCAAGCCCTACATCTCGCCGCTGTTCGACCCCCTCATCGGGCTCGATGCCGATGGAGAGCCGAACACGACCACCGGCCTCGCAACCGATTGGCAGTACAGCGAGGACAACACCTCCCTGACGGTCACCCTCCGCGACGACGCGACCTTCCACAACGGGGATCCCATCACTGCGGAGGACGTGAAGTTCTCGATCGAGCGCGCCACGTCCGAGGACTCGGTCACCTCCTGGGCGGCGACGATGCGCAACGAGCTGAGGGCCGTCGCCGTCGTCGACCCGACCACGGTGCAGTTCGACTTCAACCTGCCTCGACCGCTGTTCCACCTGCGCCTGACCCGGCTCGACGGCCAGGAGGCCTACGTCGTCTCGAAGGCGTTCGTGGAGGGCGGCGGCAACTTCGTGACCGACCCGGTCGGGAGTGGGCCGTACATGTTCGACGCGGCCGAGCCGGGCAACACCAAGATCACGCTCGTCGCCAACGAGGACTACTGGCGAGGGCCGCCCCGGTTCGACCACCTGGTCTTCATGAACGTCAACGACGCCACCACCCGCGTCAACATGCTGAAGACGGGCGAGGCGGACTTCATCGACATCCCCCGTGACCTGGTCGCCGACGCCGAGTCGAGCGGCTCCGTGGTCATCGCCTCACCGGTGCTGTCCCACGTGGAGCTGTGGCTCCTCAACCAGTGGGAGGGCATCTTCGCCGACCCGAAGGTCCGCGAGGCCATGACCCTGGCGATCGACCGGACGACGATCATCGACACGATCTTCGACGGCAAGGCCGAGCCCGCGAACTTCTTCCCCGACTGGCCGACCTCGATCGGCTACTCGGGGCCCGGCGAGATCCCCTACGACCCGGACGAGGCTCGCTCACTCATCGAGGAAGCCGGCGCCGAGGGCACGCAGGTCAAGCTCTTCTCCTACTCACTCCCCGGCCTCTCCGAGGGTCCGCAGCTCATGGAGGCGATCGCGGGCTACTGGAGCGAGATCGGGCTCGATCCGGAGATCGTCCAGACCGAGTACACCACCATCCGGGAGCAGATGGTCGAGCGGGATCCGGCCCTGGCGAACAGCGTGGCCTGGATCCGAGATGCCGACCTCCGGTACCCGGATCCGACGCTGCGGGTCCTGATGCACTCGACCGGCGCGCTGACGCTGCACGACGACCCCCAGATCGACGCCTTCATCGAGGCGCTCGAGACGGCCCCCAGCGACGACGAGTACCTGGCCCAGCTCGAGGAAGCCCAGGCCTACATCGACGAGAACTTCCTGCGGACGCCCGTCGCCGAGGTGCAGCAGCTCTGGGCGGGCAACCCGGCGAAGGTGCCGGCCGACCTCGACCTCGGCCAGGCGACCTCGGACATGGACATCAGCGAGCTGCTGTTCCTGGAGTAGCCGACCATGCGCTACCTCGGTCGACGGGCGCTCGAAGCGCTGCTCACGCTGCTGCTGGTCAGTGTCGTGGTGTTCGCGGCAGGTCGGGCGATCGGAGATCCGCTCGACCTGCTGCTGCCACCCAACGCGACCGAGGAGCAGGTGGCCCACTTCGAGGACAAGCTCGGCCTCGACGGTCCACTCCCCGGCCAGTACCTCAGCTTCCTCGGCGACTCGGCGAAGGGTGACCTCGGCACCTCGGTGACCAGCGGTCAACCCGTCGCCGACACCATCCGGGCCGTGCTCCCGAGCTCGATCCGGCTGGCACTCGTGTCGCTGGGGTTCGCCCTGCTGATCGGCCTGCCGCTCGGCATCCTGAGCGGTGTCCACCGCGGCACCGTCTGGGACCTGATCGCCCGGCTCGTCGCCGTGGTCGGCCAGTCGCTGCCGAGCTTCGTGCTCGGCCTGCTGCTGATGCTGTGGCTGTCGGTGAACCTGGGCTGGCTGCCGACCAGCGGCACCGGCAGTTGGCGCAACTACGTCATGCCGGGCCTGAGCATGGGCCTGATCCTGGCCGCCAGCATCACGCGGCTGATGCGCACCAGCATGATCGAGGTCATGTCGAGCGAGTACATCAAGATGCACCGGGCCAAGGGGCTGCCCGAGCGCCTGGTCGTGTGGAAGTACGCGGCCCGGAACGCGTGCGTCTCGGTGATCGGGTTCGCCGCCGTCTACATCGTCATCCTCATCACCAACGCGGTGGTGATCGAGACGGTGTTCAACTGGCCGGGGTTCGGTCGGCTGGCGTACAACGCCGTCCTCAGCCGCGACTACCCGATGATCCAGGGGGTCGTGCTCGTCGGGACGGTCATGTACGTGGTGTCCAGCTTCGCGGCCGATGCGCTCAGCGCGCTCGCCAACCCGCGGCTGCGGGCCCGGCGCAGCTGACCCAGCGCCGATGCTCGCTCCCGATGCGCTCGCCGGCCGGGTGGCGTTGGTGACGGGCGCCGGTCGACTCGACGGCATCGGGGCCGCGGTGGCACGGATGCTGGCCGGGGCGGGCGCCGCCGTCGCCGTCAACGACCTCGGCCGCCCCTCGCCGGTCGAGGACGTCGACGGACGGGTCCGTCGAGAGCCCGGGCCGTCGGCTCTGGTCGATGAGCTGCTCGCCCGGGGTGGCCGGGCCACCCTGGTCGTCGGGGATGTCGGCGCGGAGGGCTCGGCTGCCTCGATCGTCGATCGGTGCACGCGCGAGCTCGGCGGTTGCGACATCCTCGTGAACAACGCGGCGGCACCGCACGGTGCCGACCGGGCCGACAACGCCGACGTGCCGATCCAGGCGTTCGACGAGCAGATGTCGGTGAACGTCCGCGGCGGTTTCATGATGACGCAGGCGGCGATTCGGGTGATGCGGGAGCGCGGGTGGGGGCGCGTGGTCAACATCGCCTCCCTGGCGGCCGTCCGGGGCTTCCGCCACCGCAGCGCCTACTCGGCGTCGAAGGCCGCAGTGCTGGGTCTCACCAGATCGCTCGCCGCCGACGTCGCTGCCGACGGGATCACGGTCAACGCGGTCTGCCCAGGGGTCGTCCTGACCGGCCGGAACCTCACCACCTACCGCCGCGACGACGCCACCGACGACGCGACCAGCCCGTCCGGGCGCTCCCCTCTCGGACGGGCTGGTCGCCCCGACGACATCGCGGGTGCCGTCGCCTTCCTGGCCTCGGACCTCGCCGCCTACGTCACCGGCCAGGTCCTGACGGTCGACGGCGGCTACGGGGTACTTCTGGACGGGTGAGCTGCTCAGCGGTGGGACGCCGGCCGGGCCTCACCGAACGCCGCGACCCCGGCGGCCCACTCGGCGGAGCCGTAGGAGCCGACCTCGGGGAGCTGGTGGGGCAGGTCGACCAAGGGGGCGAGCGGCGCCCGCACCAACAGGTCCTTCACGGCGGCGACGGCGCCAGGCGGCGCGGCGGCCAGCGAGCGGGCCAGCTCCAGTGCCGTGCTGCGCACCGCGTCGGCCCGGACGACGCGGCTGAGCAGGCCGGCGTTCGCCAAGCGGCTTGCCGGCACCAACGTTCCGGACATGCCCAGCTCGGCGGCGAGCGCCCGGGCCCCGAGCGCCGCCAGGGCGAGCACGCCGAAGCGGGGGACCATCCCCGATCGGGCCTCGGGCAGGCCGAAGCGGGCGGCGTCGTTGGCGACGCGCACGTCGCAGGCGAGCGCGAGCTCGAACCCGCCGCCCACGGCGTCGCCGTTGACGGCCGCCACCGTCGGCTTGGGGGTCGCCAACAACGCCCGGTACAGGTCGGGAAGGATCGGCTCGAATGCCTTGCCCGCGGCCTGGTCGGCTGCCATCTCCTTCAGGTCGGCGCCGGCACAGAACGCCTCGCCACCGCGGCCGGTCAGCAGCACCACGTCGACCGACTTGTCGTCGCCGAAGCGGCCCACCGCGCCGATCAGGTCCTGCGCCATCGTTCGCGACAGAGCGTTGCGCCGCTCCGGCCGGGCGATCGTGAGGATCCTCAGCCGGTCGACGGTCTCTTCGACGATCACTTCGCCCCCTCCGCCTTGTCGGGTCTATATCGAGCTTTCAGGTATCTGAGATCCACTATAGGCGGCACTCTGCCGGGCTCGGGCGTGGTCGGGTGACAGCAGGATGCTGTACGTCAACTGGTGATCTCGGTCGGGTTGGCGTCGGGGAAGAAGAGCTCCTCGATCGGTAGCTCGAAGACGGCAGCGATGGCGAAGGCGAGAGGCAGGCTGGGGTCGTAGCGGCTGGTCTCGATGGCGTTGACCGTCTGGCGGGAGAC
This genomic interval from Acidimicrobiales bacterium contains the following:
- a CDS encoding enoyl-CoA hydratase/isomerase family protein, translated to MIVEETVDRLRILTIARPERRNALSRTMAQDLIGAVGRFGDDKSVDVVLLTGRGGEAFCAGADLKEMAADQAAGKAFEPILPDLYRALLATPKPTVAAVNGDAVGGGFELALACDVRVANDAARFGLPEARSGMVPRFGVLALAALGARALAAELGMSGTLVPASRLANAGLLSRVVRADAVRSTALELARSLAAAPPGAVAAVKDLLVRAPLAPLVDLPHQLPEVGSYGSAEWAAGVAAFGEARPASHR
- a CDS encoding ABC transporter permease, yielding MRYLGRRALEALLTLLLVSVVVFAAGRAIGDPLDLLLPPNATEEQVAHFEDKLGLDGPLPGQYLSFLGDSAKGDLGTSVTSGQPVADTIRAVLPSSIRLALVSLGFALLIGLPLGILSGVHRGTVWDLIARLVAVVGQSLPSFVLGLLLMLWLSVNLGWLPTSGTGSWRNYVMPGLSMGLILAASITRLMRTSMIEVMSSEYIKMHRAKGLPERLVVWKYAARNACVSVIGFAAVYIVILITNAVVIETVFNWPGFGRLAYNAVLSRDYPMIQGVVLVGTVMYVVSSFAADALSALANPRLRARRS
- a CDS encoding ABC transporter substrate-binding protein, whose amino-acid sequence is MLLALVALVATACGGDDSDDGTTGNGADQGGASAADLEAGDLTIAITGIRESFDPISSGAAIKPYISPLFDPLIGLDADGEPNTTTGLATDWQYSEDNTSLTVTLRDDATFHNGDPITAEDVKFSIERATSEDSVTSWAATMRNELRAVAVVDPTTVQFDFNLPRPLFHLRLTRLDGQEAYVVSKAFVEGGGNFVTDPVGSGPYMFDAAEPGNTKITLVANEDYWRGPPRFDHLVFMNVNDATTRVNMLKTGEADFIDIPRDLVADAESSGSVVIASPVLSHVELWLLNQWEGIFADPKVREAMTLAIDRTTIIDTIFDGKAEPANFFPDWPTSIGYSGPGEIPYDPDEARSLIEEAGAEGTQVKLFSYSLPGLSEGPQLMEAIAGYWSEIGLDPEIVQTEYTTIREQMVERDPALANSVAWIRDADLRYPDPTLRVLMHSTGALTLHDDPQIDAFIEALETAPSDDEYLAQLEEAQAYIDENFLRTPVAEVQQLWAGNPAKVPADLDLGQATSDMDISELLFLE
- a CDS encoding SDR family oxidoreductase is translated as MLAPDALAGRVALVTGAGRLDGIGAAVARMLAGAGAAVAVNDLGRPSPVEDVDGRVRREPGPSALVDELLARGGRATLVVGDVGAEGSAASIVDRCTRELGGCDILVNNAAAPHGADRADNADVPIQAFDEQMSVNVRGGFMMTQAAIRVMRERGWGRVVNIASLAAVRGFRHRSAYSASKAAVLGLTRSLAADVAADGITVNAVCPGVVLTGRNLTTYRRDDATDDATSPSGRSPLGRAGRPDDIAGAVAFLASDLAAYVTGQVLTVDGGYGVLLDG
- a CDS encoding helix-turn-helix transcriptional regulator; protein product: MRNRLRVLRAEAGWSQAALAERLGVSRQTVNAIETSRYDPSLPLAFAIAAVFELPIEELFFPDANPTEITS